One genomic window of Bradyrhizobium sp. B124 includes the following:
- a CDS encoding MFS transporter produces MSSPTNSPSRVISFVNAGHFIDHYAMLIFAAAVIIMGPALGMAYSELLPYATPGFIAFGAGSLITGWLGDRWSRRHMMVIFFVGIGLSMISVGFVQTPLQLGAALLAIGIFASIYHPVGTAMIVSYAEKLGAQMGINGVWGNLGVASSALVTGVIGQYLGWRWAFIVPGTVTVLVGIAFAMTVVHEDRKGSRQAAAQVRVAKEDMWRVVLSLLIVVIAISTTFNAVTVALPKLFAERLADLTRSPALLGVIAAGVYVFGAMTQYTIGKLLDRHSLKTVALPLSFMLAPFLYLAASLSNLPLIVVSIGIVMGAFGQVTVNDAMVGKYTTEEWRSRAYAVRYFVGFTAAGASVGLVAWLYDQGGFSMMLRAFAALCLLAIAAAIILPREIRTPATQAG; encoded by the coding sequence ATGAGCAGCCCCACCAACAGTCCAAGCCGGGTGATCAGCTTCGTCAACGCCGGCCATTTCATCGATCACTACGCGATGCTGATTTTCGCGGCCGCCGTCATCATCATGGGCCCGGCGCTCGGCATGGCCTATTCGGAACTGCTGCCCTATGCGACGCCGGGCTTCATCGCCTTCGGTGCCGGTTCGCTGATCACGGGCTGGCTCGGCGATCGCTGGAGCCGGCGCCACATGATGGTGATCTTCTTCGTCGGCATCGGCCTGTCGATGATCTCGGTCGGCTTCGTGCAGACGCCGCTGCAGCTCGGCGCCGCGCTGCTTGCGATCGGCATCTTCGCCTCGATCTACCATCCGGTCGGTACCGCGATGATCGTGTCCTATGCCGAGAAGCTCGGCGCCCAGATGGGGATCAACGGCGTCTGGGGCAATCTCGGCGTCGCCTCCTCGGCGCTGGTCACCGGCGTGATCGGCCAGTATCTCGGCTGGCGCTGGGCCTTCATCGTGCCCGGCACGGTCACCGTACTGGTCGGCATCGCCTTCGCGATGACGGTGGTGCATGAGGACCGCAAGGGCTCCCGGCAGGCCGCAGCCCAGGTGCGGGTCGCCAAGGAGGACATGTGGCGCGTGGTGCTGTCGCTGCTGATCGTGGTGATCGCGATCTCGACCACCTTCAACGCGGTCACGGTGGCGCTGCCGAAGCTGTTCGCCGAGCGGCTCGCCGATCTGACCAGAAGCCCGGCGCTGCTCGGCGTGATCGCGGCCGGGGTCTATGTGTTCGGCGCGATGACGCAGTACACGATCGGCAAGCTGCTCGATAGGCATTCGCTGAAGACGGTGGCGCTGCCGCTGTCGTTCATGCTGGCGCCGTTCCTCTATCTGGCGGCGAGCCTGTCCAACCTGCCGCTGATCGTGGTCTCGATCGGGATCGTGATGGGGGCGTTCGGCCAGGTCACGGTGAACGATGCCATGGTCGGCAAGTACACGACCGAGGAATGGCGCTCGCGCGCCTATGCGGTGCGCTACTTCGTCGGCTTCACCGCCGCGGGCGCCTCCGTCGGCCTGGTGGCCTGGCTGTACGACCAGGGCGGCTTCTCGATGATGCTGCGCGCTTTCGCGGCACTGTGCCTGCTGGCGATTGCGGCTGCGATCATTCTGCCGCGCGAGATCCGGACGCCCGCCACGCAGGCGGGGTGA
- a CDS encoding helix-turn-helix transcriptional regulator translates to MTIAEPPIRALHKDRRVTGDGVHMVARSYQKGVRLDPHMHREAQLVYAASGTMQVTTPKGRWLVPPDRAVWVPALLPHAIDVLADIEMRTLYFDRAWLAREARSDSLGHEFVVRVSPLVHQAILALFDAACGRERTDLLIRLVMLELHQAEDSATFIPLPQEPRCRRAADIVLADPTKDHEIDALARTVGTSARTLSRLFSAETQLSFKSWCQRARIAAAIERLSTSANISVKQVASDLGYASVPAFSHAFRQVTGKTPTAFAEKT, encoded by the coding sequence ATGACTATCGCTGAGCCGCCAATAAGAGCCCTCCACAAGGACCGGCGCGTCACCGGCGACGGGGTGCACATGGTCGCGCGCAGCTACCAAAAGGGCGTCCGCCTCGACCCGCACATGCACCGCGAGGCGCAACTGGTCTATGCCGCCAGCGGCACCATGCAGGTGACGACGCCGAAGGGCCGCTGGCTGGTGCCGCCGGACCGCGCGGTGTGGGTCCCTGCTCTGCTCCCGCACGCGATCGACGTGCTCGCCGATATCGAGATGCGCACGCTGTATTTCGACCGGGCCTGGCTCGCCCGCGAAGCGCGCAGCGACAGCCTCGGCCATGAATTCGTGGTGCGGGTGTCGCCGCTGGTGCACCAGGCGATCCTTGCGCTGTTCGACGCCGCATGCGGACGCGAGCGCACCGACCTCCTGATCAGGCTCGTGATGCTGGAACTGCACCAGGCCGAGGATTCCGCAACCTTCATCCCGCTGCCGCAGGAGCCGCGCTGCCGCCGCGCCGCCGACATCGTGCTGGCCGATCCGACCAAGGACCATGAGATCGATGCGCTGGCGCGCACGGTCGGCACCTCGGCGCGGACGCTGTCGCGATTGTTCTCGGCGGAGACGCAACTGTCCTTCAAGAGCTGGTGCCAGCGCGCCCGCATCGCCGCCGCGATCGAACGCCTGTCGACCAGCGCGAATATTTCGGTCAAGCAGGTCGCCTCCGACCTCGGCTATGCCAGCGTGCCGGCATTTTCCCATGCGTTCCGTCAGGTCACCGGCAAGACACCGACCGCGTTCGCCGAGAAAACGTGA
- a CDS encoding malonyl-CoA decarboxylase, which yields MANAFFSDLLSTISERGRVLLGRASPADDKQDASELLELCEALLSGRGEASGTAMAREVLDRYHHLDAAGRLSFFQTLARDFGPDHARLAQAIESWRAKADDKANGGDASDLHFASEPRRQELIRRLNRAPGGTGELVSIRSDLLSLMKGNKDLAALDRDVVHLLSSWFNRGFLVLRRIDWSSPANILEKIIRYEAVHEIRDWDDLRRRIDPIDRRCYAFFHPALADEPLIFVEVALTEAIPGAIAPLLAEEREPVPVERARTAVFYSISNTQRGLGGISFGSFLIKQVVEELRRELPRLDNFVTLSPVPGFMQWVKQADDVPLTDEDRQLLESLGKPDWFENAELATQLRAVLEPLAAYYFLKARTPKGRQIDSVARFHLGNGARLERINWLGDLSPKGLRESAGVMVNYLYRLDDIEKNHEAYANNGEVIASSAVKKLLKGEGRRLLDMRLS from the coding sequence ATGGCCAACGCCTTCTTCTCCGACCTGCTCTCGACGATTTCCGAACGCGGCCGCGTCCTGCTCGGCCGCGCCAGCCCGGCCGACGACAAGCAGGATGCGTCCGAACTTCTGGAATTGTGCGAGGCGCTGCTGTCCGGCCGGGGCGAGGCCTCCGGCACCGCGATGGCGCGCGAAGTGCTCGACCGCTACCACCACCTCGATGCCGCCGGCCGCCTGTCGTTCTTCCAGACGCTGGCCCGCGATTTCGGCCCCGATCACGCCAGACTGGCGCAGGCGATCGAGAGCTGGCGCGCCAAGGCGGATGACAAGGCCAATGGCGGCGACGCCAGCGACCTGCATTTCGCCTCCGAGCCGCGCCGCCAGGAATTGATTCGCCGGCTCAACCGCGCGCCGGGCGGCACCGGCGAGCTGGTGTCGATCCGCTCGGATCTGCTTTCATTGATGAAGGGCAACAAGGACCTCGCAGCGCTCGACCGCGACGTGGTGCATCTGCTCTCGTCCTGGTTCAACAGGGGATTCCTCGTGCTGCGCAGGATAGACTGGTCGTCGCCGGCCAATATTCTGGAGAAGATCATCCGCTATGAGGCCGTGCACGAGATCCGCGACTGGGACGATCTGCGCCGCCGCATCGATCCCATTGATCGCCGCTGCTACGCCTTCTTCCACCCGGCGCTGGCCGACGAGCCGTTGATCTTCGTCGAGGTCGCGCTGACCGAAGCCATTCCGGGCGCGATCGCGCCGCTGCTTGCGGAAGAGCGCGAGCCGGTGCCGGTCGAGCGCGCCCGCACCGCGGTGTTCTATTCGATCTCGAACACCCAGCGCGGTTTGGGCGGCATCTCCTTCGGCAGCTTCCTGATCAAGCAGGTGGTCGAGGAATTGCGCCGCGAATTGCCCAGGCTCGACAATTTCGTGACGCTGTCGCCGGTGCCGGGCTTCATGCAATGGGTGAAGCAGGCCGATGACGTGCCGCTCACCGATGAGGACCGTCAGCTGCTGGAAAGCCTCGGCAAGCCCGACTGGTTCGAGAACGCCGAGCTCGCCACGCAGTTGCGCGCCGTGCTGGAGCCGCTCGCCGCCTATTACTTCCTGAAGGCACGGACGCCGAAGGGACGGCAGATCGATTCGGTCGCGCGCTTCCATCTCGGCAACGGCGCACGGCTGGAGCGGATCAACTGGCTCGGCGACCTCTCGCCCAAGGGCCTGCGCGAATCCGCCGGCGTCATGGTCAACTACCTCTACCGCCTCGACGACATCGAGAAGAACCACGAGGCCTACGCCAACAATGGCGAGGTGATCGCCTCGAGCGCGGTGAAGAAGCTCTTGAAGGGCGAAGGCCGGCGGCTGCTCGACATGCGGCTGTCGTAG
- a CDS encoding mandelate racemase/muconate lactonizing enzyme family protein translates to MSVRIVDVREVTKPISSPIRNAYIDFTKMTTSLVAVVTDVVRDGRQVVGYGFNSNGRYGQGGLIRERFAPRLLEADPKSLLDSSGDNLDPDKVWSTLMSNEKPGGHGERSVAVGTIDMAVWDAVAKIAGKPLFRLLAERHGLSANPRVFVYAAGGYYYPGKDLGALRKEMRGYLDRGYNVVKMKIGGAPLAEDRERIEAVLKEIGRDAQLAVDANGRFDLETAIAYAKMLREYPLFWYEEAGDPLDYALQAALAEFYPGPMATGENLFSHQDARNLIRYGGMRPDRDWLQFDCALSYGLCEYQRTLAVLKTYGWSPSRCIPHGGHQMSLNIAAGLGLGGNESYPDLFQPYGGFPDGVRVEGGHIVMPDLPGIGFEGKSDLYAEMKALAA, encoded by the coding sequence ATGTCCGTCCGCATCGTCGACGTCCGCGAGGTGACAAAACCGATCTCCTCGCCGATCCGCAACGCCTATATCGACTTCACCAAGATGACCACGAGCCTGGTCGCCGTGGTCACCGATGTGGTGCGCGACGGCAGGCAGGTGGTCGGCTACGGCTTCAATTCCAACGGCCGTTACGGGCAGGGCGGGCTGATCCGCGAGCGCTTTGCGCCGCGGCTGCTCGAGGCCGATCCGAAATCGCTGCTCGATAGCTCCGGCGACAACCTTGATCCGGACAAGGTCTGGTCGACGCTGATGTCGAACGAGAAGCCGGGCGGCCATGGCGAGCGTTCGGTCGCGGTCGGCACCATCGACATGGCGGTGTGGGACGCGGTGGCGAAGATCGCCGGCAAGCCGCTGTTCCGGCTGCTTGCCGAGCGTCACGGGCTATCAGCCAATCCGCGCGTGTTCGTCTATGCTGCCGGCGGCTATTACTATCCGGGCAAGGACCTCGGCGCGTTGCGCAAGGAGATGCGCGGCTATCTCGACCGCGGCTACAACGTCGTGAAGATGAAGATCGGCGGCGCGCCGCTCGCTGAGGATCGCGAGCGCATCGAGGCGGTGCTGAAGGAAATCGGCCGCGACGCGCAGCTCGCGGTCGACGCCAACGGCCGCTTCGATCTGGAGACCGCGATCGCCTATGCCAAGATGCTGCGGGAGTATCCGCTGTTCTGGTACGAGGAGGCCGGCGATCCACTCGATTATGCTTTGCAGGCCGCGCTCGCCGAGTTCTATCCGGGCCCGATGGCGACCGGCGAGAACCTGTTCAGCCACCAGGATGCGCGGAACCTGATCCGCTACGGCGGCATGCGGCCGGACCGCGACTGGCTGCAATTCGACTGCGCGCTGTCCTACGGGCTCTGCGAGTATCAGCGGACGCTCGCGGTGCTGAAGACCTACGGCTGGTCGCCGAGCCGCTGCATCCCGCATGGTGGCCACCAGATGTCGCTCAACATCGCGGCCGGCCTCGGCCTTGGCGGCAATGAAAGCTATCCCGACCTGTTCCAGCCCTATGGCGGGTTCCCGGACGGCGTGCGCGTCGAGGGCGGCCACATCGTCATGCCCGACCTTCCCGGCATCGGCTTCGAGGGCAAGTCCGACCTCTATGCGGAAATGAAGGCGCTGGCGGCGTAG
- a CDS encoding DUF3297 family protein, with product MSDDTNDQFPDRLSVDPNSPYYNAEILSRDVGIRFKGTEKTNVEEYCISEGWVRVTAGNAKDRYGNPLTIKVHGPVEPYFRDKK from the coding sequence ATGAGCGACGACACCAACGACCAATTTCCCGACCGCCTCTCGGTCGATCCGAACAGCCCTTACTACAACGCGGAGATTCTTTCGCGTGATGTCGGCATCCGGTTCAAGGGTACCGAGAAGACCAATGTCGAGGAGTACTGCATCAGCGAAGGCTGGGTGCGGGTCACCGCCGGCAATGCCAAGGACCGCTACGGCAATCCGCTGACCATCAAGGTGCACGGGCCGGTCGAGCCGTATTTCCGGGATAAGAAGTAG
- a CDS encoding glutathione peroxidase, with the protein MATVYDFTATSLTGDEVPLQRFEGQVLLIVNTASACGFTPQYKGLQELHAGLSARGFAVLGFPCNQFGAQEPGDAKQIAAFCETNYAVTFPMFAKIDVNGSAAHPLYEHLKREKSGLLGPAIKWNFTKFLVDRSGKVVARHAPTARPEGLKKEIEALL; encoded by the coding sequence ATGGCAACCGTCTACGATTTCACCGCCACGTCGCTCACAGGCGACGAGGTGCCGCTGCAGCGGTTCGAGGGGCAGGTGCTGCTGATCGTGAACACGGCGAGCGCCTGCGGGTTCACGCCGCAATACAAGGGCCTGCAGGAGCTGCACGCCGGCCTGTCAGCACGCGGCTTTGCCGTGCTCGGCTTTCCCTGCAACCAGTTCGGCGCGCAGGAGCCGGGCGATGCCAAACAGATCGCCGCGTTCTGCGAGACCAACTACGCCGTGACGTTTCCGATGTTCGCCAAGATCGACGTCAATGGCTCAGCTGCGCATCCATTGTACGAGCATCTGAAACGTGAGAAGTCGGGCCTGCTCGGGCCGGCGATCAAATGGAACTTCACCAAGTTCCTGGTCGATCGCTCCGGCAAGGTCGTGGCGCGCCATGCGCCGACCGCCCGGCCCGAAGGATTGAAGAAGGAAATCGAGGCGCTGCTATGA
- a CDS encoding amidase family protein, which translates to MQDIWRLSAAELASLIKSKKVSAKEAAEAGLARLDAVNPKINAVVDHRPDDVLAQAAKIDAAIARGEAVGPLAGVPVTIKVNVDQEGYATTNGLKAQRDLIAKVDNPVVANLRKAGAVLLGRTNCPAVSYRWFTTNLIHGDTKNPRDPGITPGGSSGGAGSAVAAGIGHIAHGTDIAGSVRYPAYACGVHGLRPSMGRIPAFNAAVPERPIGPQISAVSGPLARTVNDLRISLAAMSAPDYRDPWYAPVPLDGPPREKRVAMCLNPDGLNPVPEVVAAVADAGKRLRDAGWIVEEIADTPSLREAAEIQTRLWLGDGYEAQLAFAEREGDPGALACLRGVRSKVHPFDLSQALTRRATLTREWFAFLDKYPVLLMPVSGELPFPDHLDRKDEASFARVWHAQLPQIAIPFMGLPGLVVSTGLVGRIPVGVQLVAGRYREDLCLAAGEAVEAGGAPSSPIDPVI; encoded by the coding sequence ATGCAGGATATTTGGCGTCTGTCGGCGGCTGAACTCGCCTCCCTCATCAAATCCAAGAAGGTGTCAGCGAAAGAAGCGGCCGAGGCCGGGCTCGCCCGGCTCGACGCGGTCAACCCCAAGATCAACGCGGTGGTCGATCACCGGCCGGACGACGTGCTGGCGCAGGCCGCCAAGATCGATGCGGCAATTGCGCGCGGTGAGGCGGTCGGGCCGCTTGCCGGCGTGCCTGTTACCATCAAGGTCAATGTCGACCAGGAGGGCTACGCCACCACCAACGGGCTGAAGGCGCAGCGCGACCTGATCGCCAAGGTCGATAATCCCGTGGTCGCCAATCTGCGCAAGGCTGGCGCGGTGCTGCTCGGGCGCACCAATTGTCCGGCGGTCTCCTATCGCTGGTTCACCACCAATCTCATTCACGGCGACACCAAGAACCCGCGCGATCCCGGCATCACGCCGGGCGGCTCGTCGGGCGGCGCGGGCTCCGCGGTCGCCGCCGGCATCGGCCACATTGCGCATGGCACCGATATCGCGGGCTCGGTCCGCTATCCGGCCTATGCCTGCGGCGTGCACGGCCTGCGGCCGAGCATGGGCCGCATCCCCGCCTTCAATGCGGCAGTGCCGGAACGTCCGATCGGCCCGCAGATCAGCGCGGTGTCGGGCCCGCTGGCGCGCACCGTCAACGATCTGCGCATCTCGCTCGCCGCGATGTCGGCGCCGGACTATCGCGATCCCTGGTACGCGCCGGTGCCGCTCGATGGACCGCCGCGCGAGAAGCGCGTTGCGATGTGCCTCAATCCCGATGGCCTCAACCCGGTGCCGGAAGTGGTCGCCGCGGTGGCGGACGCCGGCAAGCGCTTGCGCGACGCCGGCTGGATTGTCGAGGAGATCGCCGACACACCGTCGTTGCGCGAGGCAGCCGAGATCCAGACCCGGCTCTGGCTCGGCGACGGTTACGAGGCGCAGCTCGCGTTCGCAGAACGCGAGGGCGATCCCGGCGCGCTGGCCTGCCTGCGCGGCGTCCGCTCAAAAGTGCATCCGTTCGACCTGTCGCAGGCGCTGACCCGCCGCGCGACCTTGACCCGCGAATGGTTTGCCTTCCTCGACAAATATCCGGTGCTGCTGATGCCGGTCTCCGGCGAGCTGCCGTTCCCCGATCATCTCGACCGCAAGGACGAGGCGTCGTTCGCGCGGGTGTGGCACGCGCAGCTGCCGCAGATTGCGATCCCCTTCATGGGGCTTCCCGGGCTCGTCGTCTCCACCGGCCTCGTCGGGCGGATTCCGGTTGGTGTGCAACTGGTCGCTGGCCGCTACCGCGAGGATCTCTGTCTTGCCGCGGGTGAAGCGGTGGAAGCCGGCGGCGCGCCGTCGTCGCCAATCGATCCGGTGATTTAA
- a CDS encoding c-type cytochrome, whose protein sequence is MHKTIIAVLALAALSFSANAETIQERTVACFACHGEHGTSETENTPSLGGQQAPYALIQLFMFREKLRIFDPMNEMAKSMTDDDLRIFSDFIATLPKPVPPADAGDPARMARGQALAQQNRCNSCHNTDFSGKDNVPRIANQREDYLAKTLAEYKDNSRHGYDATMADVMQTVTKEQIGDLAYYIAHVR, encoded by the coding sequence ATGCACAAAACAATCATCGCAGTCCTGGCGCTGGCCGCTCTCAGCTTCTCCGCAAACGCCGAGACCATCCAGGAGCGCACCGTCGCGTGCTTTGCCTGCCATGGCGAGCATGGCACGTCGGAAACCGAGAACACGCCTTCGCTCGGCGGCCAGCAGGCGCCCTATGCGCTGATCCAGCTCTTCATGTTCCGCGAGAAGCTCAGGATATTCGACCCGATGAACGAGATGGCGAAGTCGATGACCGACGACGATCTGCGCATCTTCTCGGATTTCATCGCCACCTTGCCGAAGCCTGTGCCGCCCGCTGATGCCGGCGATCCGGCGCGGATGGCGCGCGGGCAGGCGCTGGCGCAGCAGAACCGCTGCAACAGCTGCCACAACACCGATTTTTCGGGCAAGGACAATGTCCCCCGGATCGCCAACCAGCGCGAGGACTACCTCGCCAAGACGCTGGCCGAATACAAGGACAACAGCCGCCACGGCTACGACGCCACCATGGCGGACGTGATGCAGACGGTCACCAAGGAGCAGATCGGCGACCTTGCCTATTACATCGCGCATGTCCGCTGA
- a CDS encoding PQQ-dependent sugar dehydrogenase, which yields MKKHSFAPRSLLLAGAMLGAFTLSAAAQQPAAAPAADAAPAAQPLPPGSPMIGRPDNEAAAKLAPVAPPPLPSAPDKLPLAKLKVPAGFNVEVYAAGMANARSLALGDKGTVFVGSRLVDKVYAIVNKDGKRSVKVIASGLYRPNGVAFKDGTLYIAELSKVSKIDKIEDNLDNPPKPTVIYDKLPKDEAHGWKFIAVGPDNKLYVPVGQPGNNVLHDADHGQIRRMNLDGSGAEVYALGVRNSVGFDWNPETKQMYFTDNGRDWLSETVPEDELNRVTKAGEDFGAPYCYQGNIIDQELGWGKNCKDYTAPVGLMGPHTASLGMRFYTGSQFPKAYKNAIFVARHGSWNKSQKQGGDVVVVKLNKDGTVKSVEPFMTGFLEDNKYVGRPVDVMLLKDGSLLVSDDWNGAVYRISYGKPKVANQ from the coding sequence ATGAAAAAACACTCGTTCGCACCGCGCAGCCTGCTGCTCGCGGGGGCCATGCTGGGGGCGTTCACGCTCTCCGCTGCGGCGCAACAGCCGGCGGCCGCGCCCGCCGCAGATGCCGCGCCGGCCGCCCAGCCGCTGCCGCCGGGCTCGCCCATGATCGGGCGTCCGGACAATGAAGCCGCCGCCAAGCTCGCGCCGGTGGCGCCGCCGCCGCTGCCGTCCGCGCCCGACAAGCTGCCGCTCGCCAAGCTCAAGGTGCCGGCCGGCTTCAATGTCGAGGTCTATGCCGCCGGCATGGCCAATGCGCGTTCGTTGGCGCTCGGCGACAAGGGCACCGTGTTCGTCGGCAGCCGGCTTGTTGACAAGGTCTATGCGATCGTCAACAAGGACGGCAAACGCTCGGTCAAGGTGATCGCCTCCGGCCTCTACCGTCCGAACGGCGTCGCCTTCAAGGATGGCACGCTCTACATCGCCGAGCTCTCGAAGGTCTCCAAGATCGACAAGATCGAGGACAATCTGGACAACCCGCCGAAGCCGACCGTCATCTACGACAAGCTGCCGAAGGACGAGGCGCATGGCTGGAAGTTCATCGCCGTCGGTCCCGACAACAAGCTCTATGTCCCGGTCGGCCAGCCCGGCAACAACGTGCTGCACGACGCCGACCATGGCCAGATCCGCCGCATGAATCTCGACGGCTCCGGCGCCGAGGTCTACGCGCTCGGCGTGCGCAACTCGGTCGGCTTCGACTGGAATCCCGAGACCAAGCAGATGTACTTCACCGACAACGGCCGCGACTGGCTGTCGGAGACCGTGCCGGAAGACGAGCTCAACCGCGTCACCAAGGCGGGCGAGGATTTCGGCGCGCCTTACTGCTACCAGGGCAACATCATCGACCAGGAGCTCGGCTGGGGCAAGAACTGCAAGGACTACACCGCGCCGGTCGGCCTGATGGGTCCGCATACCGCCTCGCTCGGCATGCGCTTCTACACCGGAAGCCAGTTCCCGAAGGCCTACAAGAACGCGATCTTCGTCGCGCGTCACGGCTCCTGGAACAAGTCGCAGAAGCAGGGCGGTGACGTCGTCGTCGTCAAGCTGAACAAGGACGGCACCGTGAAGTCGGTCGAGCCGTTCATGACCGGCTTCCTCGAGGACAACAAGTATGTCGGCCGTCCGGTCGACGTGATGCTGCTGAAGGACGGCTCGCTGCTCGTCTCCGACGACTGGAACGGCGCGGTCTATCGCATCAGCTACGGCAAGCCGAAGGTCGCCAACCAGTAA
- the pqqA gene encoding pyrroloquinoline quinone precursor peptide PqqA, protein MAWKAPKIVEVSVGMEINMYMCATRK, encoded by the coding sequence ATGGCCTGGAAAGCACCGAAGATCGTCGAAGTGTCGGTCGGCATGGAAATCAACATGTATATGTGCGCCACCCGCAAGTAA
- the pqqB gene encoding pyrroloquinoline quinone biosynthesis protein PqqB, translated as MLRVVVLGAAAGGGVPQWNCGCAVCRTARSDHPELQSTQASIAVSGDGAHWFLVNASPDLRQQLIATPQLHPKHGALRHSPIAGVILTNSEIDAVAGLLSMREGSPFAIYAHERVLAILRANSIFNVLSEKNVARRPIAVDQAFEPALPDGSPSGLEVLPFEVPGKGAWYLEGKAHPAGADGVGDTLGLRIADKRSGKYFYFLAACARVTDDLKSRLKGAPLVFFDGTVWRDDELIAAGLGNKTGQGMGHIAMSGDQGAIASLAGLDIGRKVFLHINNSNPALLGTSAERKTAEQAGWQIPADGTEIVL; from the coding sequence ATGCTTCGTGTCGTCGTCCTGGGTGCCGCGGCGGGTGGCGGCGTTCCGCAGTGGAACTGCGGCTGTGCCGTCTGCAGGACGGCGCGAAGCGACCATCCCGAATTGCAGAGCACGCAGGCCTCGATTGCCGTCAGCGGCGATGGCGCGCACTGGTTCCTGGTCAACGCTTCCCCGGATCTGCGTCAGCAGCTGATCGCGACGCCGCAGCTACATCCGAAGCACGGCGCCCTGCGCCACAGCCCGATCGCGGGCGTCATCCTCACCAATAGCGAGATTGATGCCGTCGCCGGGCTGTTGTCGATGCGCGAAGGCTCGCCGTTCGCGATCTACGCCCATGAGCGGGTGCTGGCGATCCTGCGCGCGAACAGCATCTTCAACGTGCTGAGCGAAAAGAACGTCGCCCGCCGGCCGATCGCGGTCGACCAGGCCTTCGAGCCGGCCCTGCCCGACGGATCGCCGTCCGGGCTCGAGGTGCTGCCGTTCGAGGTTCCCGGCAAGGGCGCCTGGTATCTCGAGGGCAAGGCGCATCCGGCGGGTGCCGACGGCGTCGGCGATACGCTGGGCCTGCGTATTGCGGACAAGCGCAGCGGCAAATACTTCTACTTCCTGGCCGCCTGCGCCCGGGTGACCGACGACCTGAAGTCACGGCTCAAGGGCGCGCCGCTGGTGTTCTTCGACGGCACGGTGTGGCGCGACGACGAGCTGATCGCGGCGGGCCTTGGCAACAAGACCGGCCAGGGCATGGGACATATCGCGATGTCGGGCGATCAGGGTGCGATCGCGAGCCTCGCCGGGCTCGACATCGGACGAAAAGTGTTTTTGCATATCAACAACTCCAACCCGGCGCTGCTTGGGACCTCGGCCGAACGCAAGACGGCCGAACAGGCGGGTTGGCAGATTCCCGCCGACGGAACGGAGATCGTGCTGTGA
- the pqqC gene encoding pyrroloquinoline-quinone synthase PqqC — protein MTALSIGKGITLDSAEAMESVLRTIGATRYHSLHPFHRLLHGGKLNKGQVQAWALNRYYYQSTIPLKDAMVMTRFRDRMTRVEWRHRIEDHDGDLGNEGGIERWLKLTEGLGLDTAYVESTEGILPATRFAVEAYVHFCRDRTPLEAIASSLTELFAPNLHEERISGMLKHYDFVNPDIMSYFSRRLTQAPRDAGFALDYVKQHARTPAEREAVCNALIFKTNVLWVQLDALYHAYVEGHIPPGAFVPKTS, from the coding sequence ATGACCGCGCTCTCGATCGGCAAGGGCATCACGCTCGATAGCGCCGAGGCGATGGAATCTGTGCTGCGCACGATCGGCGCAACGCGCTATCACAGCCTGCACCCGTTCCACCGTCTGCTGCACGGCGGCAAGCTCAACAAGGGCCAGGTCCAGGCCTGGGCACTGAACCGTTACTACTACCAGAGCACGATCCCGCTGAAGGACGCGATGGTGATGACACGCTTCCGCGACCGCATGACGCGGGTCGAGTGGCGACACCGCATCGAGGACCATGACGGCGATCTCGGCAATGAAGGCGGCATCGAGCGCTGGCTGAAGCTGACCGAAGGCCTCGGCCTCGACACCGCCTATGTCGAGTCCACCGAAGGCATCCTGCCGGCGACGCGCTTTGCCGTGGAAGCCTATGTGCATTTCTGCCGCGACCGCACGCCGCTGGAGGCGATCGCCTCCTCGCTCACCGAATTGTTCGCGCCGAACCTGCACGAGGAGCGCATCTCGGGGATGCTGAAGCATTACGACTTCGTCAATCCCGACATCATGAGTTATTTCAGCCGCCGCCTGACCCAGGCGCCGCGCGACGCCGGCTTCGCGCTCGACTACGTCAAGCAGCATGCCAGGACGCCCGCCGAGCGCGAGGCGGTCTGCAATGCGCTGATCTTCAAGACCAACGTGCTGTGGGTGCAGCTCGACGCGCTTTATCACGCCTATGTCGAGGGCCATATTCCGCCCGGCGCCTTCGTGCCGAAGACGAGCTAG